A single region of the Podospora pseudopauciseta strain CBS 411.78 chromosome 1, whole genome shotgun sequence genome encodes:
- a CDS encoding hypothetical protein (CAZy:CE5; EggNog:ENOG503P2FW; COG:G) translates to MQFLTTVLALAGAVAALPVEQKTEIVEARQLFGSDTKNELINGGACPPVIFIYARGSTERGNLGTLGPSVGDALKDRFGSANVWVQGVGGAYTADLLDNALPDGTTRAAIAEMKGLLTLAHTKCPSAKVVAGGYSQGAALAAASISTSTAAIREQIKGVVLFGYTKNLQNLGRIPDYPRERTEVYCATGDLVCTGTLIVTAAHLTYGDEARNEAPRFLIARINAS, encoded by the exons ATGCAGTTCCTCACCACCGTTCTCGCCCTTGCCggcgctgttgctgctctTCCCGTCGAGCAAAAGACCGAGATTGTCGAGGCCCGCCAACTCTTTGGTTCCGACACCAAGAACGAGCTGATCAACGGAGGTGCTTGCCCTCCTGTCATCTTCATCTACGCTCGTGGCTCCACTGAGAGGGGCAACCTG GGAACTCTCGGCCCCTCGGTCGGCGATGCTCTGAAGGACCGCTTTGGGTCGGCCAATGTTTGGGTTCAGGGTGTTGGCGGTGCCTACACGGCTGATCTCCTCGACAACGCCCTCCCCGATGGCACTACCCGCGCGGCTATTGCTGAGATGAAGGGGCTCCTCACCTTGGCTCACACCAAGTGCCCCTCGGCCaaggttgttgctggtggttaCAG CCAAGGTGCGGCTCTGGCAGCCGCCTCgatcagcaccagcaccgctGCCATTCGTGAGCAGATCAAGGGCGTCGTCCTCTTCGGCTACACCAAGAACCTCCAGAACCTGGGCCGCATTCCCGACTACCCCCGCGAGCGCACCGAGGTTTACTGCGCCACTGGCGACTTGGTCTGCACCGGTACTTTGATCGTCACTGCTGCCCATCTTACCTATGGTGATGAGGCCCGCAACGAGGCTCCCAGATTCCTCATTGCTCGCATCAACGCCAGCTGA
- the CRY-1 gene encoding Mitochondrial cryptochrome (antiSMASH:Cluster_4; EggNog:ENOG503NYHG; COG:L; COG:T), with protein sequence MLVYRTTTQPSSDRSHSRATMTASKAPQNILIHIIRRDLRTSDNPLFHAAATAPDEEKFDAYLPLYVFDAQQIDVSGFIQSAGATNPYGSPRSQVAGYHRCGPHRAKFLGEAVWDLSETLKELKSGLFIRVGRIPDVVETLVSELAKKDAKIGAVWMTSHEGSEEKADEKAVASLCKKVGAKWKLWVDEKYFIDDRDTGLESIDKLPGVFTEYKKKQLPLREKPRPVLPPIEKGSLPPLIDAALVAPQSFPFHIPDSLDRLVEFLVAPVKDFLPNKPEYPKGAESAHPYQGGEHAAIQRLKDLISSGAATTYDATRNGLLGTEFSTKLSAFLAQGCITARQVHAAMDSFERGTDPAFKDVEGFGALTKEEGMSEVEAQNTGMESIRTELLWRDYMRLCHQKDGNRLFQLTGTLRYKLDHAADMMDGMASITAQNGHNSENSDTGDNGAASAASDGDGSAQEKKLKSPDKERARSQQGSGINESLLAKEWKSADKEKALPRQSPTAEEVAKILERFNLGTTGMGLIDASQRELLHTGYTSNRARQNVASFLAKHLDIDWRYGAEWYEMLLVDYDVSSNWANWQYVAGVGNDPRGHMRIFNPVKQGFEYDPSGSYVRTWIPEVSGLEKLENAFQPWTASKEELEKTGLSGNDMVANPVKRIQFVVEGKPRTNKNGGFRRALARGNPSKTSQANGNGSGFGNGSGNGYRNSQDVRTDAPVVNGTTRGPRGRGGFRGSFGGPPRGSLGGSRGGFNGNTNGSPSPASNQGNGILAPGYGRGRGGGRRGGGGGYGAPPRGGSQNGYFPPAKMPRVNGSGNHDQVNGNQN encoded by the exons ATGCTTGTTTATCGGACTACGACTCAACCAAGTTCAGATAGAAGTCATTCACGAGCAACGATGACGGCCTCAAAAGCACCCCAGAACATCCTCATTCACATCATCCGCCGTGACCTTCGGACGTCAGACAATCCCCTCTTCCATGCTGCGGCTACCGCACCAGATGAGGAGAAGTTCGATGCCTACCTCCCTCTGTATGTCTTTGATGCCCAACAGATCGATGTGTCGGGGTTCATCCAGTCTGCTGGTGCAACGAACCCGTACGGGTCACCTCGTAGCCAGGTAGCTGGCTACCACCGCTGCGGGCCTCACCGGGCCAAGTTTCTTGGCGAAGCTGTCTGGGACCTCTCAGAGACCTTGAAGGAGCTCAAGTCTGGCCTTTTCATCCGTGTGGGCAGAATTCCTGATGTGGTTGAGACGCTGGTCAGTGAATTGGCCAAGAAAGATGCCAAAATCGGCGCTGTCTGGATGACCAGCCATGAGGGCAGTGAGGAAAAGGCGGACGAGAAGGCTGTGGCTTCCTTGTGTAAAAAGGTTGGGGCCAAATGGAAGCTTTGGGTGGATGAAAAGTACTTCATTGACGA CCGTGACACGGGTCTTGAATCCATCGACAAGTTGCCCGGTGTCTTCACAGAGTATAAAAAGAAGCAGCTGCCCCTGCGTGAGAAGCCTCGTCCAGTTCTTCCGCCTATCGAGAAGGGTTCACTGCCGCCTCTCATTGATGCCGCCCTGGTCGCCCCGCAGTCCTTCCCGTTCCATATTCCTGATTCACTCGATCGCCTGGTTGAGTTCCTGGTTGCGCCCGTGAAGGACTTCCTCCCGAACAAACCCGAGTATCCAAAGGGTGCAGAGTCTGCACACCCCTACCAAGGAGGCGAGCACGCCGCCATCCAGCGGCTGAAGGACTTGATCAGCTCCGGAGCCGCCACCACATATGACGCGACCCGCAACGGCTTGCTTGGAACCGAGTTCAGCACCAAGCTGTCTGCCTTTTTAGCCCAGGGCTGCATCACGGCCCGTCAAGTTCATGCCGCAATGGATAGCTTCGAACGTGGTACTGATCCCGCCTTCAAGGACGTTGAGGGTTTTGGTGCGTTGACAAAGGAAGAAGGTATGTCTGAAGTCGAGGCACAGAACACTGGAATGGAATCCATCCGGACCGAACTGTTGTGGCGCGATTACATGAGGCTCTGTCACCAGAAAGACGGGAACAGGTTGTTCCAGTTGACGGGCACGTTGAGGTATAAATTGGACCATGCCGCCGACATGATGGACGGCATGGCTAGCATCACCGCCCAAAACGGCCACAACAGCGAGAACAGCGACACTGGCGACAACGGCGCAG CCAGCGCAGCCAGCGACGGTGACGGGAGTGCTCAGGAGAAAAAGTTGAAATCACCCGACAAGGAGAGAGCGCGGTCTCAACAGGGCAGCGGCATCAACGAGAGTCTTCTGGCGAAAGAGTGGAAGTCGGccgacaaggagaaggcttTGCCTCGGCAGTCGCCTACCGCTGAAGAAGTAGCGAAAATCTTGGAGCGCTTCAATCTCGGCACCACGGGCATGGGACTGATTGACGCTTCGCAGCGCGAGTTGCTACACACGGGGTACACGTCCAATCGCGCCCGACAGAATGTGGCGAGCTTTTTGGCGAAGCACCTCGACATTGACTGGCGATACGGGGCAGAGTGGTACGAGATGTTGCTGGTTGACTATGACGTGTCGTCGAATTGGGCCAATTGGCAGTACGTCGCTGGTGTCGGCAACGATCCCCGTGGCCACATGCGAATTTTCAACCCGGTCAAGCAGGGTTTTGAGTATGACCCGTCCGGGTCCTATGTCCGAACATGGATCCCCGAAGTGAGCGggttggagaagctggaaAATGCTTTTCAACCTTGGACTGCTTCgaaggaggagctcgagaagaCGGGCCTGTCAGGCAATGACATGGTTGCGAACCCGGTCAAGAGGATCCAGTTTGTTGTCGAAGGCAAGCCGAGAACCAACAAGAACGGTGGCTTCCGAAGAGCACTTGCACGCGGCAACCCGTCCAAAACCTCTCAAGCGAATGGGAACGGCTCCGGCTTTGGAAACGGCTCCGGAAACGGCTACAGGAACTCACAGGACGTGCGGACGGATGCACCGGTTGTCAACGGTACCACTAGAGGGCCTCGTGGGCGGGGAGGATTTCGTGGGTCGTTTGGAGGACCTCCCAGGGGTTCTTTGGGAGGCAGCCGCGGGGGCTTCAATGGCAACACCAATGGTTCACCCAGCCCTGCGTCAAACCAGGGCAATGGGATTTTGGCGCCCGGCTATGgaagaggccgaggcggcggcagacgtggtggaggtggtggttatgGTGCACCTCCCCGGGGAGGCAGCCAAAATGGGTATTTTCCTCCAGCCAAGATGCCTCGAGTCAATGGCAGTGGCAATCACGATCAGGTCAATGGCAATCAAAATTAG
- a CDS encoding hypothetical protein (COG:S; EggNog:ENOG503Q3DC; antiSMASH:Cluster_4) — protein sequence MSKIAQTPAPIDTAVKAKQADSASKRLASHFYHQPIRTKAQIPLSCLARPRPGRNVETGTAPQFNQAPTLNQANLFPPYHLHRSPRSQPQPHIPKMVPRIHTYRPLLRLAHRQIPAQPRPNLIAAVAFSTSQSTQNQPPPPPPPPPSQTPSEPLPETIHISDASTPPPPEPLITKTIPNRRPNRRRLISRLLFAGTFLLLGTIGGSTLRLFISPPTPPTPDTDQDKYVISDLHSQASRLPIVQQLSSNPAWTSWEAYNTLPPSHRAQHITAHTLRGSRGVGGYQRIFHNASTGELVSVIFFGPATIGWPGVVHGGCLATILDESCGRAAFKQWGGLAGVTAKLNIEYKKATLANGFYIIRVRPRTEEELPERERGKRHYKSWVDAVIEDPATGHVTVKAEALFVGGKGNGKGEGEKKFSWGGKVQDAHAEF from the coding sequence ATGTCAAAGATCGCACAAACCCCTGCCCCGATCGACACCGCTGTCAAGGCAAAACAAGCAGATTCCGCTTCCAAGCGCTTGGCATCCCACTTTTATCATCAGCCAATCAGAACCAAGGCGCAAATCcccttgtcttgtcttgctCGGCCTCGGCCCGGACGGAACGTGGAAACCGGCACGGCACCGCAATTCAACCAAGCACCAACCCTTAATCAAGCCAACCTTTTTCCTCCGTATCACCTCCACCGATCGCCGAGATCACAACCGCAACCACACATCCCGAAAATGGTCCCGAGAATACACACCTACCGTCCGCTCCTGCGGCTTGCCCACCGGCAAATCCCCGCCCAACCCCGACCAAACCTTATCGCCGCCGTCGCGTTCTCAACCTCCCAGTCGACCCagaaccaaccaccaccaccaccaccaccaccaccctcacaaaccccctccgAACCCCTCCCGGAAACCATCCACATCAGCGACGcctccactccccctcccccagagcctctcatcaccaaaaccatccccaaccgccgccccaaccgccgccgtctgatctcccgcctcctcttcgccggcaccttcctcctcctcggcacaaTCGGCGGCTCAACCCTCcgcctcttcatctcccccccgacccctcccacccccgacACCGACCAAGACAAATACGTCATCTCCGACCTCCACTCCCAAGCCTCCCGCCTCCCCATCGTCCAGCAactctcctccaacccagcctGGACCAGCTGGGAAGCctacaacaccctccccccatcccaccgcGCCCAGCACATCACAGCCCACACCCTCCGCGGCTCCCGCGGCGTGGGCGGCTACCAGCGCATCTTCCACAACGCCTCCACCGGCGAGCTCGTCTCGGTGATCTTCTTCGGTCCGGCCACCATCGGCTGGCCCGGTGTTGTTCACGGGGGGTGTTTAGCCACCATTCTGGATGAGAGCTGCGGTAGGGCGGCGTTTAAGCAATGGGGTGGGCTGGCGGGTGTGACTGCCAAGCTGAATATCGAATACAAAAAGGCGACGTTGGCGAATGGGTTCTATATCATAAGAGTAAGACCaaggacggaggaggagttgcCTGAACGtgagagggggaagaggcatTACAAGAGCTGGGTGGACGCGGTGATTGAGGACCCGGCTACGGGGCATGTGACGGTGAAGGCGGAGGCGTTGTTtgtgggggggaaggggaatgggaagggggagggtgagaagAAGTTTAGTTGGGGGGGAAAGGTGCAGGATGCGCATGCCGAGTTTTGA